Proteins found in one Aquibium microcysteis genomic segment:
- the yihA gene encoding ribosome biogenesis GTP-binding protein YihA/YsxC, with product MTSPSAPTPLETALFAKPWVFIRGVPSMQFLPPEGPPEIAFAGRSNVGKSSLINALVGQKGLARTSNTPGRTQELNYFVPDGHSGTDGDLPPMALVDMPGYGYAQAPKDLVDAWTTLVFDYLRGRVTLKRVYLLIDARHGIKAIDGEVMGLLDKAAVSYQVVLTKADKIKPPAVARLIGETLEKIRRRPAAYPEVIATSSEKSAGLDDLRGAIIRAVTGR from the coding sequence ATGACCTCTCCAAGCGCGCCGACGCCGCTCGAGACCGCACTCTTCGCCAAGCCCTGGGTGTTCATCCGCGGCGTGCCGTCGATGCAATTCCTGCCGCCGGAGGGTCCGCCGGAAATCGCCTTCGCCGGCCGTTCCAACGTCGGCAAGTCGTCTCTGATCAACGCCCTGGTGGGCCAGAAGGGGCTGGCGCGCACCTCCAACACGCCGGGCCGGACGCAGGAGCTCAACTATTTCGTTCCCGACGGCCATTCGGGCACGGATGGCGATCTGCCGCCGATGGCGCTGGTGGACATGCCCGGCTACGGCTACGCCCAGGCCCCGAAGGACCTCGTGGACGCCTGGACCACCCTCGTCTTCGACTATCTGCGCGGCCGGGTGACGCTGAAGCGCGTCTATCTGCTGATCGATGCACGGCACGGCATCAAGGCGATCGACGGCGAAGTGATGGGACTGCTCGACAAGGCGGCCGTCTCCTACCAGGTGGTGCTGACCAAGGCCGACAAGATCAAGCCGCCGGCCGTGGCGAGGCTGATCGGCGAGACGCTGGAGAAGATCCGCAGGCGGCCTGCCGCCTATCCGGAAGTGATCGCCACCTCCTCGGAGAAGAGCGCGGGTCTGGACGACCTTCGCGGCGCCATCATCCGCGCCGTCACGGGCCGCTGA
- a CDS encoding CatB-related O-acetyltransferase codes for MHGPDPLDPHPMHGFPRVGFLKPLVDRPNIEIGDYTYYDDPAGPEHFAEKCVLHHYDFVGDRLVIGRFCAIAEGVTFIMNGANHATGGFSTYPFNIFGRGWEAGFDPQTWADEMRGDTRVGNDVWIGMEATILPGVTIGDGAIVAAKAVVSADVPPYAVVAGNPARVVRMRFDDDTIGRLLAVAWWNWPAERVTRHLDAIRAADIDRLERAAQGS; via the coding sequence ATGCACGGACCCGATCCTCTCGACCCGCATCCGATGCACGGCTTTCCACGCGTCGGCTTCCTGAAGCCGCTCGTCGATCGCCCCAACATCGAGATCGGCGACTACACCTATTACGACGATCCGGCCGGCCCGGAGCATTTCGCCGAGAAATGCGTGCTCCACCATTACGACTTCGTCGGAGACCGGCTGGTGATCGGCCGCTTCTGCGCCATCGCGGAAGGCGTCACCTTCATCATGAACGGGGCCAACCACGCGACCGGCGGGTTCTCGACCTACCCGTTCAACATCTTCGGCCGGGGCTGGGAGGCGGGGTTCGATCCGCAGACCTGGGCCGACGAGATGCGCGGCGACACGCGCGTCGGCAACGACGTCTGGATCGGGATGGAGGCGACGATCCTGCCCGGCGTGACGATCGGCGACGGCGCGATCGTGGCGGCGAAGGCCGTCGTCAGCGCCGACGTGCCGCCATACGCCGTCGTGGCCGGCAATCCGGCGCGGGTGGTCAGGATGCGCTTCGACGACGACACGATCGGGCGGCTCCTCGCCGTCGCCTGGTGGAACTGGCCTGCGGAGCGCGTCACCCGGCATCTCGACGCGATCCGCGCGGCGGACATCGACAGGCTGGAACGCGCTGCGCAGGGCTCCTGA
- the yidC gene encoding membrane protein insertase YidC, which yields MENNRNFFITIALSILILTVWQVFYMNPRIERDREVARIEQERLAQEEAAKTPGGEGAAIPGAPAGAAPGVPGANVPGGGAAAGAADRDGILAAGGRVRIDTPSLTGSINLTGARIDDLLLKDYRVTVEKDSPIIDLLNPAALPTGYFAEIGYTGGATPQDFPGPDAVWSVEGQPVLTPDSPVTLTYESPAGLVFKRTVAVDRDYMFTFTDAIANQGGEAVTLANYGRVTRFSKPSHASIYVLHEGLIGVTGTEGLQEIKYSTIEEDLTITPSKSSDGWLGITDKYWAVALVPQAGQAFQPRYTYLTDQRARYQADYLTDAITLAPGATQTVETKLFAGAKEVALINGYEEREQIRRFDLLIDWGWFYFITKPMFWLIDSLFRVLGNFGLAILATTVVVKAIFFPLANKSYKSMANMKKVQPKLLEIREKYADDKMKQQQAMMELYKTEKINPIAGCWPILIQIPVFFALYKVLYVTIEMRHAPFFGWIQDLAAPDPTSIFNLFGLLPYDVPSFLMIGVWPLIMGVTMFLQMRMNPTPPDPTQAMIFNWMPVVFTFMLATFPAGLVIYWAWNNSLSILQQGIIMKRQGAKIELWDNLAGLFKKKPKQPAE from the coding sequence ATGGAAAACAACCGTAACTTCTTCATCACGATCGCCCTGTCGATCCTGATCCTGACGGTGTGGCAGGTGTTCTACATGAACCCGCGCATCGAACGGGACCGGGAGGTTGCCCGCATCGAGCAGGAGCGCCTGGCCCAGGAAGAGGCGGCGAAGACGCCGGGCGGAGAAGGGGCAGCGATCCCCGGCGCGCCGGCCGGCGCCGCTCCGGGCGTGCCGGGGGCCAATGTCCCGGGCGGCGGCGCGGCCGCGGGCGCGGCCGACCGAGACGGCATCCTGGCGGCCGGCGGCCGCGTGCGCATCGACACGCCGAGCCTGACGGGCTCGATCAACCTCACCGGCGCGCGGATCGACGACCTGCTGCTCAAGGACTACCGGGTGACGGTCGAGAAGGACTCGCCGATCATCGACCTCCTGAACCCCGCCGCCCTGCCCACCGGCTATTTCGCCGAGATCGGCTATACGGGCGGCGCGACGCCGCAGGACTTTCCCGGACCCGACGCAGTGTGGAGCGTCGAGGGCCAGCCGGTGCTCACCCCCGACAGCCCGGTGACGCTGACCTATGAAAGCCCGGCCGGCCTCGTCTTCAAGCGGACGGTGGCGGTGGATCGCGACTACATGTTCACCTTCACCGATGCCATCGCCAATCAGGGCGGAGAGGCGGTGACGCTGGCCAATTACGGTCGGGTCACCCGCTTCTCCAAGCCCAGCCATGCCAGCATCTACGTGCTGCACGAGGGGTTGATCGGCGTCACCGGAACCGAGGGGCTGCAGGAGATCAAGTACTCCACCATCGAGGAGGATCTGACGATCACCCCCTCGAAATCGAGCGACGGCTGGCTCGGCATCACCGACAAGTACTGGGCCGTGGCGCTGGTGCCGCAGGCCGGCCAGGCGTTCCAGCCGCGCTACACCTATCTGACCGACCAGCGCGCACGCTATCAGGCCGACTACCTGACCGACGCGATCACCCTGGCGCCGGGCGCCACGCAGACCGTCGAGACCAAGCTGTTCGCCGGCGCCAAGGAAGTGGCGCTGATCAACGGCTACGAGGAGCGCGAGCAGATCCGCCGCTTCGACCTCCTGATCGACTGGGGATGGTTCTACTTCATCACCAAGCCGATGTTCTGGCTGATCGATTCGCTGTTCCGGGTGCTCGGCAATTTCGGCCTGGCGATCCTCGCCACGACGGTCGTGGTCAAGGCGATCTTCTTTCCTCTCGCCAACAAGTCCTACAAGTCGATGGCGAACATGAAGAAGGTTCAGCCGAAGCTGCTCGAGATCCGCGAGAAGTACGCGGACGACAAGATGAAGCAGCAGCAGGCCATGATGGAGCTCTACAAGACGGAGAAGATCAACCCGATCGCCGGCTGCTGGCCGATCCTGATCCAGATCCCGGTCTTCTTCGCGCTCTACAAGGTGCTGTACGTGACGATCGAGATGCGGCACGCGCCGTTCTTCGGCTGGATCCAGGATCTGGCGGCACCGGATCCGACCTCGATCTTCAACCTGTTCGGGCTGCTGCCCTACGACGTGCCGTCCTTCCTGATGATCGGCGTCTGGCCGCTGATCATGGGCGTGACCATGTTCCTGCAGATGCGCATGAACCCGACCCCCCCGGACCCGACGCAGGCGATGATCTTCAACTGGATGCCGGTGGTGTTCACCTTTATGCTGGCGACCTTCCCGGCGGGCCTCGTGATCTACTGGGCCTGGAACAACTCGCTGTCGATCCTGCAGCAGGGCATCATCATGAAGCGCCAGGGCGCCAAGATCGAGCTCTGGGACAATCTGGCGGGGCTGTTCAAGAAGAAACCGAAACAGCCGGCCGAGTAG
- the rnpA gene encoding ribonuclease P protein component, which translates to MSSVAESGRPPVRLKKRADFVATQRGEKRRGRLFLLEVRDRGDADAPRVGFTVTKKTGNSVVRNRVRRRLKEAVRVHAAGDMASGKDYVIVGRREILAAPFEALKAELSRRIRGTAPDGKQP; encoded by the coding sequence ATGTCGAGCGTCGCCGAGAGCGGACGCCCGCCCGTGCGGCTGAAGAAACGCGCGGATTTCGTCGCAACCCAGCGCGGCGAGAAGCGACGCGGACGGCTGTTTCTGCTGGAAGTCCGGGACCGTGGGGATGCCGATGCGCCCCGCGTCGGGTTCACCGTGACCAAGAAGACGGGAAATTCCGTCGTCCGGAACCGGGTCCGCCGCCGCCTCAAGGAGGCGGTGCGCGTGCATGCCGCTGGTGACATGGCGTCCGGCAAGGATTATGTGATCGTCGGGCGTCGCGAGATCCTCGCCGCCCCTTTCGAGGCCTTGAAGGCCGAGCTTTCCCGACGAATTCGCGGAACCGCCCCTGATGGAAAACAACCGTAA
- the rpmH gene encoding 50S ribosomal protein L34, with product MKRTYQPSKLVRKRRHGFRARMATKGGRGVVAARRNRGRKRLSA from the coding sequence ATGAAGCGCACCTACCAACCCTCCAAGCTCGTCCGCAAGCGCCGGCACGGCTTCCGTGCCCGCATGGCGACCAAGGGCGGCCGCGGCGTCGTCGCAGCCCGCCGCAACCGCGGCCGCAAGCGGCTGTCGGCATAG
- a CDS encoding TVP38/TMEM64 family protein — protein MNRSVTMADRAIPEKEKGAGRTLLRFLPLGVILLGLCFGYAMGWHRFLSLSYLAESRADLGGFIESNYALALAGLFVVYVLATAFSFPAASVLTIVAGLFFGWAVAGVVVALAATLGATALFLAARSAFGDVLHRKLGERVARLAEGFEKDAFGYLLVLRLAPVFPFWVINIAPALFSVPVRTYVAATFIGILPGTFAYAYLGTGLDSVLDAARESGRAISLGDLVTPQITIAFAALALVAAIPTAIRAYRNRAAD, from the coding sequence ATGAACCGGAGTGTGACGATGGCCGACAGGGCCATTCCAGAAAAGGAAAAGGGTGCAGGCAGGACCCTCCTGCGCTTCCTGCCGCTCGGCGTCATCCTGCTCGGGCTCTGCTTCGGCTATGCCATGGGCTGGCACCGCTTCCTGTCGCTGTCCTATCTGGCCGAGAGCCGCGCCGATCTCGGCGGCTTCATCGAGTCCAACTACGCGCTCGCGCTCGCCGGCCTGTTCGTCGTCTACGTGCTGGCGACGGCCTTCTCCTTCCCGGCGGCCTCGGTGCTGACCATCGTCGCGGGCCTGTTCTTCGGCTGGGCGGTCGCCGGCGTCGTCGTGGCCCTGGCGGCGACCCTCGGCGCCACGGCGCTGTTCCTGGCCGCGCGCAGCGCCTTCGGCGACGTCCTGCACCGCAAGCTCGGCGAACGGGTCGCGCGCCTCGCGGAGGGGTTCGAGAAGGATGCGTTCGGCTACCTCCTCGTCCTGCGGCTGGCGCCGGTCTTCCCCTTCTGGGTCATCAACATCGCGCCCGCGCTGTTCAGCGTGCCGGTCCGCACCTACGTCGCCGCCACCTTCATCGGCATCCTGCCCGGGACTTTCGCCTACGCCTATCTCGGAACCGGTCTCGACAGCGTGCTGGACGCCGCCCGCGAATCCGGCCGCGCCATCTCGCTCGGCGATCTGGTGACGCCGCAGATCACGATCGCTTTCGCCGCGCTCGCCCTCGTTGCGGCGATCCCGACGGCAATCAGGGCATATCGCAACCGGGCGGCCGATTGA
- a CDS encoding dihydrolipoyl dehydrogenase family protein, which produces MTTILEPDICVIGGGSGGLSVAAAAAAFGVPVVLIEKGRMGGDCLNYGCVPSKAMIAAAKHAHHMRHSAAFGIAPVEPAVDFSAVHDHIHAVIAAIAPHDSVERFTGLGVRVIQDAARFRDADTVVAGDYEIRARRFVVATGSSPLVPPIPGLDQVEHFTNETIFDRVERPGHLVVIGGGPIGMELAQAHRRLGAEVTVVEGASALGKDDPELTAVVLERLRAEGVVIREKTKVVGVERPETGGVRLRVEGEDGPDTVEGTHLLVAAGRAANVAGLGLDEAGIAYDRRGIKVTPAMRTTNRRVYAIGDVAGGLQFTHVAGYHAGLAIRAILFRLRAAENRDVIPWVTFTDPELAHVGLTEAEAKKRGGRFHVLRWTYAENDRAQAERATTGFIKLVTDARGRILGASIVGANAGEMINLWALAVSKKLSVRDVAGYVPPYPTMSEIGKRAAMSYFGSAARKPLVRRLIGFLRLFG; this is translated from the coding sequence ATGACGACGATCCTCGAACCAGACATCTGCGTCATCGGCGGCGGTTCCGGCGGTCTGTCCGTGGCGGCCGCGGCAGCCGCCTTCGGCGTGCCCGTCGTGCTGATCGAGAAGGGCCGGATGGGCGGCGACTGCCTGAACTATGGCTGCGTTCCCTCCAAGGCGATGATCGCCGCGGCCAAGCACGCCCATCACATGCGCCATTCCGCCGCCTTCGGCATCGCGCCCGTCGAGCCGGCGGTCGATTTCTCCGCCGTCCACGACCACATCCACGCCGTGATCGCCGCCATCGCGCCGCATGACAGCGTCGAACGCTTCACCGGCCTCGGCGTCCGCGTCATCCAGGACGCCGCGCGCTTCAGGGACGCCGACACCGTGGTGGCCGGCGACTACGAAATCCGCGCGCGCCGCTTCGTCGTGGCCACCGGCTCCTCGCCGCTGGTGCCGCCGATCCCCGGCCTCGACCAGGTCGAACACTTCACCAACGAGACCATCTTCGACCGCGTCGAACGGCCTGGCCATCTCGTCGTCATCGGCGGCGGCCCGATCGGCATGGAACTCGCCCAGGCGCACCGAAGGCTCGGGGCCGAGGTCACGGTGGTGGAAGGCGCGTCGGCGCTCGGCAAGGACGATCCCGAGCTCACCGCCGTCGTCCTGGAGAGGCTGCGCGCCGAAGGCGTGGTCATCCGCGAGAAGACGAAGGTCGTCGGCGTCGAGAGGCCGGAAACCGGCGGCGTGCGCCTGCGCGTGGAGGGCGAAGATGGTCCCGACACGGTCGAAGGCACCCATCTGCTGGTCGCCGCCGGCCGCGCGGCCAACGTCGCCGGCCTGGGGCTCGACGAGGCCGGTATCGCCTACGACCGGCGCGGCATCAAGGTGACGCCGGCGATGCGCACCACCAACCGCCGCGTCTATGCCATCGGCGACGTCGCGGGCGGGCTGCAGTTCACCCATGTCGCCGGCTACCACGCGGGCCTCGCCATCCGCGCCATCCTGTTCCGGCTGCGCGCCGCCGAGAACCGCGACGTCATTCCCTGGGTCACCTTCACCGATCCGGAACTCGCCCATGTCGGCCTGACGGAGGCGGAGGCGAAGAAGCGCGGCGGGCGCTTCCACGTGCTGCGCTGGACCTATGCCGAGAACGACCGCGCCCAGGCGGAGCGCGCCACGACGGGTTTCATCAAGCTCGTGACCGACGCGCGCGGCCGCATCCTCGGCGCCTCGATCGTCGGAGCGAATGCCGGCGAGATGATCAACCTCTGGGCGCTGGCGGTGTCGAAGAAGCTCTCCGTCCGCGACGTCGCCGGTTACGTGCCTCCCTACCCGACCATGAGCGAAATTGGCAAACGCGCCGCGATGTCCTACTTTGGCAGTGCGGCGCGCAAGCCGCTGGTGCGGCGTCTGATCGGCTTCCTGCGGCTCTTCGGCTGA
- a CDS encoding sensor histidine kinase: MQVRDRPLRGGDAEASGMAVGKGDERGGAAAKADFGAVPWPRRLSTKLLGLTILFVMIAEVLIFIPSIANFRLRWLEERLATAAAASVVLVQGEAGELSPSLREDVLMALGAKAIAVRTGGISSLLVVSDMPPQVDEHIQPMKVGPLPAMLGALDTLVSGGDRMLRVFGRVGESEMEFELIIPDKGLRNAMLVYARNVAILSLLISLITAGLVFFAIHTIMIKPIRALRNSMVAFAAAPDDPTRVLRPGGRRDELGVAEQGLSLMQAQLQRTLGEQKHLADLGLAVSKINHDMRNILASAQLMSDRLQSVDDPSVQMIAPKLLRAIDRAVSYTEGVLAYGRAQEPPPARRILRLSRLVDDVFSMLGLDASGAVECVNAVDPDLEVDADSEQLFRILTNLARNAVQAMSADMDDAVVRRLTVSADRQGSVTRIFVEDTGPGLPAKARENLFAAFRGAARSGGTGLGLAIAHELVRAHGGTIDLVESIGGRTVFAIAIPDQPVSLKDARRTLHRPAREA; the protein is encoded by the coding sequence ATGCAGGTTCGTGATCGGCCGCTTCGGGGCGGCGACGCGGAGGCATCGGGAATGGCCGTCGGCAAGGGCGACGAGAGGGGCGGGGCGGCGGCGAAGGCCGATTTCGGCGCCGTTCCGTGGCCCCGCAGACTCTCCACCAAGCTGCTCGGCCTCACGATCCTCTTCGTCATGATCGCCGAAGTCCTGATCTTCATCCCGTCGATCGCCAATTTCCGCCTGCGCTGGCTGGAGGAGCGGCTGGCAACCGCTGCCGCGGCCAGCGTCGTGCTGGTCCAGGGCGAGGCCGGCGAACTGTCGCCGAGCCTGCGCGAGGACGTGCTGATGGCGCTGGGCGCCAAGGCCATCGCGGTGCGCACCGGAGGCATCTCCAGCCTCCTCGTCGTCTCCGACATGCCGCCGCAGGTCGACGAGCACATCCAGCCGATGAAGGTGGGGCCGCTGCCCGCCATGCTCGGCGCCCTCGACACGCTGGTGTCGGGCGGCGACCGGATGCTGCGGGTCTTCGGCCGCGTCGGCGAGAGCGAGATGGAGTTCGAGCTGATCATCCCCGACAAGGGACTGCGCAACGCCATGCTGGTCTATGCGCGCAACGTGGCGATCCTGTCGCTGCTGATCTCGCTCATCACCGCCGGCCTCGTCTTCTTCGCCATCCACACCATCATGATCAAGCCCATCCGCGCGCTGCGGAACTCGATGGTGGCCTTCGCCGCCGCGCCCGACGATCCGACGCGCGTGCTGCGCCCCGGCGGCCGGCGCGACGAGCTCGGCGTGGCCGAGCAGGGACTGTCGCTCATGCAGGCGCAGCTTCAGCGCACGCTCGGCGAACAGAAGCATCTCGCCGACCTCGGCCTCGCGGTCTCCAAGATCAACCACGACATGCGCAACATCCTCGCCTCCGCGCAGCTGATGTCGGACCGCCTGCAATCGGTCGACGACCCATCGGTGCAGATGATCGCGCCCAAGCTGCTCCGTGCCATCGACCGCGCCGTCAGCTATACCGAGGGCGTGCTGGCCTATGGCCGGGCGCAGGAGCCGCCGCCGGCGCGGCGCATCCTCCGGCTCTCGCGCCTCGTCGACGACGTCTTTTCGATGCTCGGCCTCGACGCGTCGGGCGCGGTCGAATGCGTCAACGCCGTCGATCCCGATCTCGAGGTCGACGCCGATTCCGAGCAGCTGTTCCGCATCCTCACCAACCTCGCCCGCAACGCCGTGCAGGCCATGTCGGCCGACATGGACGACGCCGTCGTCCGGCGCCTCACCGTTTCGGCCGACCGCCAGGGATCGGTCACGCGCATCTTCGTCGAGGACACCGGACCCGGTCTTCCGGCCAAGGCGCGCGAGAACCTCTTCGCGGCGTTCCGCGGCGCCGCGCGCAGCGGCGGCACCGGCCTCGGCCTCGCCATCGCCCACGAGCTCGTGCGGGCCCATGGCGGCACCATCGATCTCGTCGAGAGCATCGGCGGCCGCACGGTCTTCGCCATCGCCATCCCCGACCAGCCCGTCAGCCTGAAGGACGCCCGCCGCACCCTCCACCGCCCCGCCCGCGAAGCCTGA
- a CDS encoding isopenicillin N synthase family dioxygenase, whose product MKAVETGNGVRVLKGGGLDPQRISFDSIPIIDLEPMFSGDAAAKEKLAAELRKACTEVGFLYIRNHHVPKAVIDETFAVAETYFALPDDVKMANHVSKSKNNRGYAAMLEENTDPTGRGDLHQSFDIALDVPADDPDVLAGKVLYGPNQWPEGQPAFRAAMEAYHAEMLKLSGRLLHAFALALGLDETYFDGMVDKPLATLRVLHYPPQFGEIDDRQIGIGAHSDYECFTILAQKEGISALQVLNASGEWIAADPIPGCFVVNIGDQMARWTNDLFASTVHRAINRSGKERYSIPFFFGPNYDTVVEALPSCVDADHPAKYAPVTSGDYVNGRFAATFAHYAEAQKQEAGAT is encoded by the coding sequence ATGAAAGCAGTGGAAACGGGGAACGGCGTCCGCGTCCTCAAGGGGGGCGGGCTCGATCCGCAGCGCATCAGCTTCGACAGCATCCCGATCATCGATCTCGAGCCGATGTTCAGCGGCGACGCGGCGGCGAAGGAAAAGCTCGCTGCGGAGTTGCGCAAGGCCTGTACCGAGGTCGGCTTCCTCTACATCCGGAACCACCACGTGCCGAAGGCGGTGATCGACGAGACCTTCGCGGTGGCAGAGACCTACTTCGCGCTGCCCGACGACGTGAAGATGGCAAACCACGTGTCGAAGTCGAAGAACAACCGCGGCTATGCGGCGATGCTGGAGGAGAACACCGACCCGACGGGGCGCGGCGACCTGCACCAGTCCTTCGACATCGCGCTGGACGTGCCGGCCGACGATCCGGACGTGCTCGCCGGCAAGGTGCTCTACGGCCCCAACCAGTGGCCGGAAGGCCAGCCGGCGTTTCGCGCGGCGATGGAGGCCTACCATGCCGAGATGCTGAAGCTCAGCGGCCGGCTGCTGCACGCCTTCGCGCTGGCGCTGGGGCTGGACGAGACCTATTTCGACGGCATGGTGGACAAGCCGCTGGCGACGCTGCGGGTGCTGCATTATCCGCCGCAGTTCGGCGAGATCGACGACCGGCAGATCGGCATCGGCGCGCATTCCGACTACGAGTGCTTCACCATCCTGGCGCAGAAGGAGGGCATCTCGGCGCTGCAGGTGCTGAATGCGTCCGGCGAGTGGATCGCCGCCGACCCGATCCCCGGCTGCTTCGTGGTCAACATCGGCGACCAGATGGCGCGCTGGACGAACGATCTCTTCGCCTCCACCGTCCACCGGGCGATCAACCGCTCGGGCAAGGAGCGCTACTCGATCCCGTTCTTCTTCGGCCCCAACTACGACACGGTGGTGGAGGCGCTGCCGAGCTGCGTCGACGCGGATCACCCGGCCAAATACGCTCCGGTTACCTCCGGCGACTACGTCAACGGCCGCTTCGCGGCGACGTTCGCGCATTATGCGGAGGCGCAGAAGCAGGAGGCGGGAGCGACCTGA
- a CDS encoding LysR family transcriptional regulator: MNTEALASFVKVAEMRSLSAAAKLYGLPKSTLSLHVRQLSADLNVELFERSGRSMLLTDAGRTLLTHARQILGSCDAARAALTELSDDVAGTLRIGATGEFGTAFYAQMMIAFRRLYPKVEIELTFFSPHVLYASESFDQLDAVVSWDEGETEGETLWTARFALFASRSYLDRAGTPRTPADLADHQGIVYRTPAGLQHWRLQKGAAQESILPRSSLIANEYWTVKYFAAAGEGIAYLPRFFTDIECERGHLVPLLADWESAEKRVSIRLTRPQAASRKMAAFMDTCRRYFSPGFEFEGPRYFVETIHDPQRPEEGTRP; this comes from the coding sequence GTGAACACGGAAGCGCTGGCCTCCTTCGTCAAGGTTGCGGAAATGCGGTCGCTGTCGGCTGCGGCAAAGCTCTACGGCCTGCCGAAATCGACGCTCAGCCTGCATGTACGGCAGCTTTCGGCCGACCTGAACGTGGAGCTGTTCGAGCGGTCCGGGCGCAGCATGCTCCTGACCGACGCCGGGCGGACGCTGCTCACCCATGCCCGCCAGATCCTCGGCAGCTGCGACGCAGCGCGGGCGGCGCTGACGGAACTCAGCGACGACGTGGCCGGGACGCTGCGCATCGGCGCCACGGGCGAGTTCGGCACCGCCTTCTACGCCCAGATGATGATCGCCTTCCGGAGGCTCTATCCGAAGGTGGAGATCGAGCTGACCTTCTTCTCGCCGCACGTGCTCTATGCCTCGGAAAGCTTCGACCAGCTGGACGCCGTGGTGTCGTGGGACGAGGGCGAGACCGAAGGCGAGACGCTGTGGACGGCGCGGTTCGCGCTGTTCGCCAGTCGGAGCTACCTCGACCGGGCCGGCACGCCCCGCACGCCAGCCGACCTCGCCGACCACCAGGGAATCGTCTACCGGACGCCGGCCGGGCTGCAGCACTGGCGGCTGCAGAAGGGAGCGGCGCAGGAGAGCATCCTGCCGCGGTCGAGCCTGATCGCCAATGAGTACTGGACGGTGAAGTATTTCGCCGCGGCCGGCGAAGGCATCGCCTACCTGCCGCGCTTCTTCACCGACATCGAATGCGAGCGCGGCCATCTCGTGCCGCTGCTCGCCGACTGGGAATCGGCGGAGAAGCGGGTGAGCATCCGGCTGACGCGGCCGCAGGCCGCCTCGCGCAAGATGGCGGCCTTCATGGACACCTGCCGCCGCTATTTCTCGCCCGGCTTCGAATTCGAGGGGCCGCGCTACTTCGTGGAGACCATCCACGATCCGCAACGACCAGAAGAGGGAACACGACCATGA
- a CDS encoding BMP family ABC transporter substrate-binding protein, whose product MTNIASGRTGLTGLAALAAALLASTAAFAFTLDGPPKVAFIYGSAALDGGWNEALEAGRKAVEEQLGLEVAVTENIPEEATKLRAAIDLYVKRGFNIIVGTTYGYSVPMAEAAKAYPNVAFLSASGTENGPNMESFYARTYQGWYLAGVAAGQATKTKKIGILAGFPVSVVNWDINSFALGARSVDPSIETVAVFTNSWWDPVKEGQVAQAILDHNADVLATNLSATSALDVAEKAGVPSFGFQLDMSHAAPKTIQTSVVFRWEKYLVPTIREIIDGTWQPEEYGAFEGMDAGVVELAPFGPSVSDEAKAKVEAARLAIVAGTLDPFQGPLKKQDGTVAVETGDKLDDGALWSMDYFVEGITGTMPAAQ is encoded by the coding sequence ATGACGAACATCGCTTCCGGACGGACCGGGCTCACCGGTCTCGCGGCCCTCGCCGCGGCGCTTCTCGCCTCCACCGCCGCCTTCGCCTTCACCCTCGACGGCCCGCCCAAGGTCGCCTTCATCTACGGCAGCGCCGCACTCGACGGTGGCTGGAACGAGGCGCTGGAAGCCGGCCGCAAGGCCGTGGAGGAGCAGCTCGGTCTCGAGGTCGCGGTGACGGAGAACATTCCCGAAGAGGCCACAAAGCTCCGCGCCGCCATCGACCTCTACGTGAAGCGCGGCTTCAACATCATCGTCGGCACCACCTATGGCTACAGCGTGCCGATGGCCGAGGCCGCCAAGGCCTATCCCAATGTCGCCTTCCTCAGCGCCTCGGGCACCGAGAACGGTCCCAACATGGAGAGCTTCTACGCCCGCACCTACCAGGGCTGGTATCTCGCCGGCGTCGCCGCCGGCCAGGCGACGAAGACGAAGAAGATCGGCATCCTCGCCGGCTTCCCCGTCAGCGTCGTCAACTGGGACATCAACAGCTTCGCGCTCGGCGCCCGCTCCGTCGATCCGTCGATCGAGACCGTCGCCGTCTTCACCAACTCCTGGTGGGATCCGGTGAAGGAGGGCCAGGTGGCGCAGGCCATCCTCGACCACAATGCCGACGTGCTCGCCACCAATCTCTCCGCGACCTCGGCGCTCGACGTCGCCGAGAAGGCGGGCGTTCCGTCCTTCGGCTTCCAGCTCGACATGTCGCACGCGGCGCCGAAGACCATCCAGACCTCCGTCGTCTTCCGCTGGGAAAAATACCTGGTGCCGACGATCAGGGAGATCATCGACGGCACCTGGCAGCCGGAGGAATACGGCGCCTTCGAGGGCATGGATGCCGGCGTCGTGGAACTCGCGCCTTTCGGCCCCTCCGTCTCCGACGAGGCGAAGGCGAAGGTCGAGGCCGCCAGGCTTGCCATCGTCGCCGGCACGCTCGATCCCTTCCAGGGGCCGCTGAAGAAGCAGGACGGGACCGTCGCCGTCGAGACCGGCGACAAGCTGGACGACGGCGCCCTCTGGTCGATGGACTATTTCGTCGAAGGCATCACCGGCACCATGCCCGCCGCCCAATGA